The window CGGTTTAATCCGGATATCAACGGCCATTTTATCTGTGACCGGGGAAGATACGGATTCCATTATGCCAACCTTCCGGAAAGACCCCGGCAGGGGCGTATCAACGAAAATTTGGTGCCTTCCGGACAAGCTGTGCGTGCAGCAGCAGAGCAGCTTGAAAAGATGGAAAAAAACTATGGGCAAGCTGCCGTGGCCGTGATCGCCTCCGATTGCAGCAGTCTTGAGACCCTTTTTGAACTTCGTCAGGCCTGCCGTGCCAGGAGCTGGCGGCAGCCCGGTTTCTGGCCCCGGCACAAAAAAGATACGGTTATGGCTGCGGTAGCGGCCCTGTCCCCGGACCTGGCCGTTTCCATGGCAGAGATTGAATCATCTGACTGTATCTTCATTGTGGGCGCAGACCCCGTGAACGAAGCCCCGATGCTGGCGCTGGCCCTTCGCCAGGCCCGGCGAAAAGGGGCAAAAATACGGGTGGCAAACCCACGGCCCGTGGACCTGCCCTTTACCTTTGAGCAGATCCTTTGTGACGCTCCTGAAATGATAGAGATCCTGGCCCGGGCCACAGCAATCCTGGACCAGGACCGCTCAGCCTCCATGGAAAATTTGGAACTAAAGGCTTTGGCCCATGACTTTTCAAGCAGTAGAAATCCGGTAATCATCTGCGGTACGGACATCACCGATGCCAAAGTCGTTGCCCGGGCACAGGAATTATGCCGGGTTCTTCAACAAGGAGATATCACCCCCGGACTGTTTTTCCTGCTTCCCAATGCCAACAGCTATGGGGCCGCCGTTCTCTTTGAAGAGAGCCTGTCCGTTGAAGCCATTCTGGAGGAGATTGAGCAGGGCCAGGTCCATGCCCTTATTTTTCTGGAAAGCGATATACTGGAACAGTTTGCCGACCGCAAGCGGCTTGAAAAGGCCATTCAATCGCTTTGTCTTGTGGTGAGCATGGACTGCCTGGACAACCCGCTCTCCCGGATGGCCCATATTCATATCCCCACCCAAAGCGTATTTGAAGCCGGCGGCATATATGTCAACCAGGAGGGACGGCCACAGTTTTCCCGCCCGGCCCATGCCGGCGGGGTGCCGGTTTCCATTACCGGCCAGGGCAGCCATCCGCCCAGGGTTTTTGAAAAAAATAGTCCCGGTGCAGATATATTGCCGGCGTCAAAGGCGATACGGGATATCGGCATGGAACATTCCCCACGGGAATCCAATTCCCTTTCCGGGCTGGAAGAAATTTTCCCGCAACTGTCAGATTTTTCTGAACGATTCGGCACAGGGGAAAAAGCGTTTCGGCTTTTTATACAGCCAAAGGAGTAAATGATGTGGATATTGGGACTTAGCATCCTGGGGTTAAAAATTGTGTTTGTGCTTGGCGCTGTGCTGGGGCTTGCCGCTTATCTGGTGCTGCTGGAACGGGTCCTGCTGGGACGCTTCCAGATCCGGTACGGCCCGAACCGTGTGGGGCCATACGGCCTTTTCCAGCCCATTGCCGACGGTATAAAGCTGCTGCTCAAAGAGGACTTTATCCCGGAGTGGGCCGATCGGGGCGTTTACCTTCTGGCACCGGCGGTGGTAGCGGCCACGGCGCTTCTGATGTTTGCCGTGGTGCCCTTTGGCCCGGATCTGGTCATCGCAAAACATGTGGTTCCCATGGTTATTTCAGATATCAATGTGGGGCTTTTGTATGTGCTTGCATTGTCCTCCCTGGGGGTGTACGGGGTGGCCCTGGGCGGCTGGGCGTCCACCTCCAAGTTTGCATTGCTGGGCAGCATCCGGGGGGCCGCCCAGATGATCAGTTATGAACTGGCCCTGGGGCTCTCCATAGTACCCGTGGTGATGATGGCCGGCTCTTTGAGCCTGGTGGATATTGTCAATGCCCAGTCCCGGCTGCCCTATATTTTTGTCCAGCCCCTGGCCTTTGTCATTTTTATCGTGAGCGCGCTTGCTGAAAGCAAACGGATTCCCTTTGACATGCCCGAAGCGGATACGGAACTTGGCGCAGGGTTCAATACAGAGTACAGCGGCATGCGGTTCGGACTGTTTTTCCTGGGGGAGTACGTTCACATGCAGGTGCTGGGTGCATTGATTGCCGTATTTTTTCTGGGGGGATGGCACGGCCCGTTTTTTCCGCCGATAATCTGGCTTTTTATAAAAATCATCATTGTCTGTATGGTGATGATCTGGATCAGGGCAACCCTGCCAAGATTCCGGTATGACCAGCTCATGGATATTGGCTGGAAAGTCCTGATCCCTGCAGGTCTGGCCAATATTTTAATCACCGGGCTGTTTTTGATTTGAACCGATTTAAAAAGAGAATACCAGGGCTATGAACATGATACTTTCCATTATCAAGGGATTTTATACCACCGGCAGGCACCTGTTTCGAAAACCGGTCACCCAGGAGTATCCCGAATACCGGCGGCCCCTGCCGGAACGGTCCCGGGCAAGACTGATTTTAACCCGGGACCCGGACGGCCGGGAGCGGTGTGTGGCCTGTTATCTGTGTTCCGGGGTCTGCCCGGTCAACTGTATTTCCATGCAGGCCATAGAAGCGCCTGACGGGCGCAGGTCTGCGGCCTGGTTTCGGATTAACCTTGGCCGGTGTATCTACTGCGGGCTTTGTGAACAGGCATGCCCCACATCTGCGATCCAGTTGACCCCGGATTTTGAAAACATTCAGCGGGATATATTGAAGCTGGTATTTGAAAAGGAAGACCTTCTGGTGGACCACGGTGGAAAAGATCCCACCTATGATTTTTACCGGCATGCCGGAATCATCACAACACTTTGCGGTAAAGGCAGCCACGAGAATGAAACGCCGCCGGTCAACATAAAAACCAATTTACCTTAATACGAACTGCCATGGAATGACCTGACATATCGACCGCCGGGATTCGGCCCATGGCCGTTATTGAAACTTTCTTTTAAAAAAAGACAAAGGATAAAAAATGCCATCTGCTAACGCGTATATATTTCATGCCTTTGCCGCCATTATCATCATTTCAACGGTCATGGCCGTGACCCGGAAAAACATGGTGCACGCGGTTTTGTACCTGGTGGTTTCCTTTATTGGAAGCGGCCTGCTGTTTTATTTTTTAGGCGCGCCATTACCTGCGGCATTTGAAGTCATTATTTATGCCGGTGCTGTCATGGTCCTGTTTTTGTTTATCATCATGATGCTCAAATTTGAAACCAGCCCCCGGAAGATCGGCCAGACCCGGTATTATGCTGCGGCCCTGGGGATGTGGGGCCTTTATTTAATTCTTTGTGTGGGTGCAAAATGCGCTTTGAGCCCCCAGGCGCTGCAGACGCTTGAACCTGCCATGGCCGCCCCAAAGAATTTCGGAAGATTTCTATTTCAACAACACTGGCTCTCCATTGAAATTATCTCCATTCTGCTTCTCGTGGTCCTGATCGGGATCCTGCAGCTGGAACTTGGGCCGAAAAGGAGGAAAACCCGATGATTGTTCCCTTTGCGCACCTCCTGATCCTTTCCGGAATTTTGTTTTTCTCCGGTATGGTCTGTCTGGTGACCCGGAAAAATCTGATCATGATGCTGCTTGGCCTGGAAATCATGCTGAATGCATCGGCACTGGCATTTATCGGAACAAGCCTTCTGTCAAAACAGATGGAAGGCCAGGTCACGGCATTGTTCATTCTGGCCATTGCTGCTGCCGAAGTTTCCCTGGGACTTGGTCTGGTTGTCTGCATTTACCGGCGGACATCCACGGTGGACCCTGTATACATTGAATATATCAAAAATCCAGTAAGCCCAAAGGAGCGCTAAAATGCCTGAATCCATACAAGGGTTGTTTTTATGGGCGATCTGGGCCGCACCTGCGGCACCGTTGATATCTTTTGCCATGATCATGATTTTTTTCAGGCAGTACAAAACTGCCAGTGCAGCCATATCCATATGCGCTGTGACGGTTTCTCTTCTATGTGCGGTTCTCATCATGGTCCGTTACCACAGTATCGGATTGCCGATCCGTCAGGAGTTTTCGTGGATCACGGCAGGAGACCTTAACATTCCTTTCGGCCTTATGGTGGACCCGTTAAACATGCTCATGCTGCTGATTGTCACCATGATCTGTTTTCTGGTCCAGATCTATTCACTGGGCTATATGTCCGAAGATCCGGGGTTTTCACGGTACTACGGATATATGTCACTGTTTGCCTGGGCCATGATCTGTCTTGTGCTTGCCACAACATTGCTGCAGCTCTATATTTTCTGGGAGCTTGTGGGGGTGTCATCCTACCTGCTCATCGGGTTCTGGTTTGAAAAATTTTCAGCATCCAAAGCCGGAAAAAAAGCCTTTATCATGACCCGCGCCGGTGATTTTGCCTTTTTCTGCGGGCTGTTGCTTTTGCTCACCGCCGGCAACGTTTCACAGATTACACAAATCAATCACCAGGCAGCCCAGAATATGCCGCCGGCGCTCGTGACCCTTTCCGGGTTGCTGATATTGGGCGGCATCATCGGGAAAAGCGCTCAATTTCCTTTAATGACCTGGCTGCCCGATGCCATGGAAGGGCCTACGCCGGTAAGCGCGTTGCTTCACTCCGCGACCATGGTGGCGGCCGGCGTCTACCTTCTGGCCCGGCTCTTTCCATTCTTCAGCCTGTCTGACGTTGTGATGACAACGGTTTTATCCGTGGGAACCATCAGTATGCTGATGGCGGCAACCATGGCAATGGTGGCCACAGACATCAAACAGGTCTGGGCTTTTTCAACCATCAGTCAGCTGGGATATATGCTCATGGGACTGGGGTCGGGCGGATATTTTGCCGGGGTGTTTCACCTGGCCACCCATGCGGCGTTCAAGGCCCTGCTTTTTCTTTGTGCCGGTGTCCTCATCCATGCGTACCATACCAATGATATATTTGAGATCGCCCAAAAAGGCGCGGGCCGGATGAAAATAACCATCACCTGCATGATTATTGCCGCTTGCGCCCTGATCGGGCTGTGGCCTTTTTCAGGTTTTTTCAGCAAAGAAGCCATACTTTCGTCCCTGTCCGGGCTGGACAGCCCCTTGTGGCTGGCCGCCGGTGTCGCCGGTGTTTTTATGACCGCTTACTATACAACACGCCTGGTGTTTATCCTTTTGCTTCCCCGCAATGATGGCCCGGAGAAAACCGCTGCCACAGCGGTTCCCCCTGAGCAACGTTTCGAGCCTCCGGCCATGGCCGCGCCGCTGGTTGTGCTTGCCTGCATCACCCTGGGTGCAGGGTTTCTTCACGGCATATTATGGACATGGCTTGTGCCGCAGGGCTCCCATGGCACGGCACATGGCTTTTCATGGCCGATATTTTTATGGTCCCAGGGTGCGGCTGCGGCTGCCATACTCATTGCCTGGTATGAATTTGGCCGGAAAAAAGCATTCCAGGTTGGATTTGTAGAACGATTTCCATGGCTGTACATACTCTTTAAAAACCGGTGGTATCTGGATCATTTTTATCAATGGGCCTTTTCCCGGATCGTTGATAAAGGGCTTTCAAAATGGTGCAAAGAAAATGACGACCGGGTCATTGACGGCATTGTTCATGCGTTGGGAAAAACCGTTCTTTTTGGGGGCAATAGGATTTCAGGCTGGCACAATACTATGATTCAGACAAAATTAAGGGCTGTTTTTGCCATATTGTTTGCGCTTATTTTTTTCAACTGGATTGCAGGGTAGGATGATTATGGAACTTTATGCAGCACGATTTCCGGTTTTAACGGCCATTCTGACTCTTTGTCTGGCAGGGCTTTTGACAGTTCTGGCCATCCCGGGGGAAAAGAAAAACGCCATCAAATGGGCCAGTGCGGTGTGCAGTGGCCTGACCCTGATCCTGTCGCTGTTCGTGTTCTGCATGTACGACAGGGGGCTTAACGGTGTCCAGTTTGTGGAAAAAATGGACTGGGTGCCCTCTTTGGGGATCTCTTACCTCAACGGTGTGGACGGATTCAGTGTGCCCATGATCCTGTTGACCGGGATTGTTTTTTTCACAGGGGTACTGACCATGTGGGAGCTTGAAATCCGGGTCAAGGAATTTTTTGCCCTGTACATTTTGTTGGTTACCGGGGTTTTCGGCATGTTCATGGCTCTGGATCTGTTCTTTATTTTTATCTGGTATGATGTCTCCTTGTTTCCCATGTACTTGCTGATTTTAATCTGGGGCAGTACCCGCAGGGAATACGGTGCCATGAAACTGACCTTGTATCTGCTGGCGGGAAGTGCCCTTATTTTACCTGCCATGCTCTATCTGGTGCAGGTGTCGGGACAGGGAAGTTTCTCCTTGCCGGTTTTGGTAAAACTGGCCGAATTTACCCCTTTCCAGCAAAAACTTGCCTTTTTTATGTTTTATGTGGGATTCGGCATTCTGGCGGGTGTCTGGCCTTTTCATACCTGGTCCCCGGTGGGCCATGTAGCCGCCCCGACCTCGGTGAGCATGCTGCATGCAGGCGTTTTGATGAAACTTGGGGCATTCGGCATCATCCGGGTGGGTATTTTTCTGTGTCCGGAAGGGTGGCGGTTCTGGGCACCTCTGATGGCAGTTCTTGCCACCATCGGCATTGTTTACGGGGCCCTGGCCGGACTGCGGCAGACCGATCTTAAATTTGTCATCGGCTATTCAAGCGTCTCCCACATGGGCATCGTGGGCCTGGGGCTTTCGACCCTGTCTGTGGGCGGCTTGAACGGGGCCGTGTTCCAGATGTTTGCCCACGGGGTAATGACAGCCCTGTTATTTTCCTCCGTGGGGTATATTTATGACCGGACCCACACCAAACAGATTGCCGAACTCGGGGGACTGGCCCATATCATGCCCCGGGCCAGCACCTATTTTATTATCGCTGCCATGGCTGGTATCGGGGTGCCCTGCATGGCCAGTTTCTGGGCGGAGCTGATGGTATTTATCCCGGCGTTTAAGGTCTATCCTTTTTTGACGGCCATTGCGGTAACCGCCCTGGTCATCAGTGCCGTATTTATCCTGCGGGTGGTTGAAAAGACTTTTTTTGGCCCGCCCAATCAAAAATATCAGGATCTGCCGGATCTCTCCTTTACCCTTGGCATTCCACGAATGATCCTTGTAACCGTGATCCTGGTTTTCGGACTGATGCCGTTTTTAATGTCTGACACCATACTGAGTGCATCCCAAAATCTTTTAGGTGGAAACTTGTGATGATAAACTTGCCGCTTTTTTTTCCGGAACTGTTTACCCTGGGCATTGCCGCGGTATTTCTGATCCTGTCCCTTAGAACAGCAGATTCAGGGCGACAGCATAAACTTTGTCTGGTCCTTGCCGCTGCGGGGTTTGTGATCTGCATGGCAGGGGTAAGCCAGACCGGTACGTTGTTTAACGGCACCTATCGGCTGGATCTTTTTTCCCAGGTGTTCAAGGTGATGATTTATGCCGGATTCTTGTTGATTGTCACCTTGTGTTATGATTTGAAAGGCGTCCCGGAGAACCGGCACAATGAATTTTACATGATCCTTACGATCTGCACCCTGGCCCTGATGATCCTGGTAAGCTGTGTTCATTTCCTGCCCTTTTTCCTGGCACTGGAGACATCAAGTTATTGTCTGTACATCCTGGTTTTCATGCGAAAAGGGGATAAAAAAGGGATCGCATCCGGGGTGAAATATTTTTTCATCGGCGCCACGGCTTCAGCATTGATGCTGTTTGGATTTGCCCTGCTCTACTTTGCGGGCAACACGCTTTATTTCGCACAGCTTGGACCCAGCCTGGCCGGACAGCTGCACCGCCCGCTGGTCCAGGCCGGGTTTATCCTGGGGCTGTCCGGTCTTTTTTTCAAGCTTGCCGTGGCCCCGTTTCATTTTTGGGCACCCGATGTTTACGATGGTGCCCCCAACCAGGTGGCAGCCTATATCGCAACGGTTTCCAAGGTGGCGGCCATTGCCGCTGTCATTCGTCTGGTCGGGCTTTGCGGTGCCGACGGAAAGCAGCTGGTCTTTTTTCTTCTGGCCGTGTCCGCTGCTGCAATGACCATCGGCAATTTTGCCGCCATTGCCCAGGACGACCTGAAACGTATGCTGGCCTATTCCAGTATTGCCCATGCCGGTTATCTTATGATCGGAGTGGCGAGCATGAATTCCGCGGGCTGGACCAGTGCGGTTTTTTATGCCCTTTCTTTACTCATTATGAAGCTGACCGCTTTCATGGCTGTTATATTTGTCAGCCGGGACGGCGAAAACATCCGGATTTCCCAGCTGGCCGGCTTGCATCAACAGGCACCGGCCCTGGCCCTGGCACTGATGCTGGCCCTTTTCGGCCTGGCTGGCATTCCCCCAACTATCGGCTTTACAGCCAAACTGCTTATTTTTAAAGCGGCGTTGCAGAACGGCTACCTTGGCCTGGTGGTATTTGCCATGCTCAATGTGGTGGTATCCCTTTATTATTATCTGAAAATATTGAAAGCTGCGTATTACGCTGCCCCGGAATCCCAAATGCAAGGCAGGGCCGAACCGGTTTCCATCAAGCTGATATCATATCTGATGATCGCCCTGATGATTCTTGGCGGGGTGGTTCCCCAAAGCGTTATTACCATTGCCGGTTCAATGATTGATCTTATGTAACGACA is drawn from uncultured Desulfobacter sp. and contains these coding sequences:
- the nuoG gene encoding NADH-quinone oxidoreductase subunit NuoG, whose protein sequence is MPVLTIDNRKIEVAKGTKVIQAAEQLGIYIPRFCYHPALGSVGACRVCAVKFLEGPVSGIEMSCMVEAKDGMKVSTTDPDAMEFRKYIIECLMINHPHDCPVCDEGGHCLLQDLTVSGGHGIRQFKGPKRTYPDQFLGPLVQHEMNRCIQCYRCVRFYREFAGYKDLGVMGLASRVYFGRFEAGCLESPFSGNLIDICPTGVFTDKPSRYTGRRWDFERSPGVCIQCCLGCNTTVSTRYRAVVRQEARFNPDINGHFICDRGRYGFHYANLPERPRQGRINENLVPSGQAVRAAAEQLEKMEKNYGQAAVAVIASDCSSLETLFELRQACRARSWRQPGFWPRHKKDTVMAAVAALSPDLAVSMAEIESSDCIFIVGADPVNEAPMLALALRQARRKGAKIRVANPRPVDLPFTFEQILCDAPEMIEILARATAILDQDRSASMENLELKALAHDFSSSRNPVIICGTDITDAKVVARAQELCRVLQQGDITPGLFFLLPNANSYGAAVLFEESLSVEAILEEIEQGQVHALIFLESDILEQFADRKRLEKAIQSLCLVVSMDCLDNPLSRMAHIHIPTQSVFEAGGIYVNQEGRPQFSRPAHAGGVPVSITGQGSHPPRVFEKNSPGADILPASKAIRDIGMEHSPRESNSLSGLEEIFPQLSDFSERFGTGEKAFRLFIQPKE
- the nuoH gene encoding NADH-quinone oxidoreductase subunit NuoH, with protein sequence MMWILGLSILGLKIVFVLGAVLGLAAYLVLLERVLLGRFQIRYGPNRVGPYGLFQPIADGIKLLLKEDFIPEWADRGVYLLAPAVVAATALLMFAVVPFGPDLVIAKHVVPMVISDINVGLLYVLALSSLGVYGVALGGWASTSKFALLGSIRGAAQMISYELALGLSIVPVVMMAGSLSLVDIVNAQSRLPYIFVQPLAFVIFIVSALAESKRIPFDMPEADTELGAGFNTEYSGMRFGLFFLGEYVHMQVLGALIAVFFLGGWHGPFFPPIIWLFIKIIIVCMVMIWIRATLPRFRYDQLMDIGWKVLIPAGLANILITGLFLI
- the nuoI gene encoding NADH-quinone oxidoreductase subunit NuoI, with amino-acid sequence MILSIIKGFYTTGRHLFRKPVTQEYPEYRRPLPERSRARLILTRDPDGRERCVACYLCSGVCPVNCISMQAIEAPDGRRSAAWFRINLGRCIYCGLCEQACPTSAIQLTPDFENIQRDILKLVFEKEDLLVDHGGKDPTYDFYRHAGIITTLCGKGSHENETPPVNIKTNLP
- a CDS encoding NADH-quinone oxidoreductase subunit J; translated protein: MPSANAYIFHAFAAIIIISTVMAVTRKNMVHAVLYLVVSFIGSGLLFYFLGAPLPAAFEVIIYAGAVMVLFLFIIMMLKFETSPRKIGQTRYYAAALGMWGLYLILCVGAKCALSPQALQTLEPAMAAPKNFGRFLFQQHWLSIEIISILLLVVLIGILQLELGPKRRKTR
- the nuoK gene encoding NADH-quinone oxidoreductase subunit NuoK; translated protein: MIVPFAHLLILSGILFFSGMVCLVTRKNLIMMLLGLEIMLNASALAFIGTSLLSKQMEGQVTALFILAIAAAEVSLGLGLVVCIYRRTSTVDPVYIEYIKNPVSPKER
- the nuoL gene encoding NADH-quinone oxidoreductase subunit L; this encodes MPESIQGLFLWAIWAAPAAPLISFAMIMIFFRQYKTASAAISICAVTVSLLCAVLIMVRYHSIGLPIRQEFSWITAGDLNIPFGLMVDPLNMLMLLIVTMICFLVQIYSLGYMSEDPGFSRYYGYMSLFAWAMICLVLATTLLQLYIFWELVGVSSYLLIGFWFEKFSASKAGKKAFIMTRAGDFAFFCGLLLLLTAGNVSQITQINHQAAQNMPPALVTLSGLLILGGIIGKSAQFPLMTWLPDAMEGPTPVSALLHSATMVAAGVYLLARLFPFFSLSDVVMTTVLSVGTISMLMAATMAMVATDIKQVWAFSTISQLGYMLMGLGSGGYFAGVFHLATHAAFKALLFLCAGVLIHAYHTNDIFEIAQKGAGRMKITITCMIIAACALIGLWPFSGFFSKEAILSSLSGLDSPLWLAAGVAGVFMTAYYTTRLVFILLLPRNDGPEKTAATAVPPEQRFEPPAMAAPLVVLACITLGAGFLHGILWTWLVPQGSHGTAHGFSWPIFLWSQGAAAAAILIAWYEFGRKKAFQVGFVERFPWLYILFKNRWYLDHFYQWAFSRIVDKGLSKWCKENDDRVIDGIVHALGKTVLFGGNRISGWHNTMIQTKLRAVFAILFALIFFNWIAG
- a CDS encoding NADH-quinone oxidoreductase subunit M gives rise to the protein MELYAARFPVLTAILTLCLAGLLTVLAIPGEKKNAIKWASAVCSGLTLILSLFVFCMYDRGLNGVQFVEKMDWVPSLGISYLNGVDGFSVPMILLTGIVFFTGVLTMWELEIRVKEFFALYILLVTGVFGMFMALDLFFIFIWYDVSLFPMYLLILIWGSTRREYGAMKLTLYLLAGSALILPAMLYLVQVSGQGSFSLPVLVKLAEFTPFQQKLAFFMFYVGFGILAGVWPFHTWSPVGHVAAPTSVSMLHAGVLMKLGAFGIIRVGIFLCPEGWRFWAPLMAVLATIGIVYGALAGLRQTDLKFVIGYSSVSHMGIVGLGLSTLSVGGLNGAVFQMFAHGVMTALLFSSVGYIYDRTHTKQIAELGGLAHIMPRASTYFIIAAMAGIGVPCMASFWAELMVFIPAFKVYPFLTAIAVTALVISAVFILRVVEKTFFGPPNQKYQDLPDLSFTLGIPRMILVTVILVFGLMPFLMSDTILSASQNLLGGNL
- a CDS encoding NADH-quinone oxidoreductase subunit N; translation: MINLPLFFPELFTLGIAAVFLILSLRTADSGRQHKLCLVLAAAGFVICMAGVSQTGTLFNGTYRLDLFSQVFKVMIYAGFLLIVTLCYDLKGVPENRHNEFYMILTICTLALMILVSCVHFLPFFLALETSSYCLYILVFMRKGDKKGIASGVKYFFIGATASALMLFGFALLYFAGNTLYFAQLGPSLAGQLHRPLVQAGFILGLSGLFFKLAVAPFHFWAPDVYDGAPNQVAAYIATVSKVAAIAAVIRLVGLCGADGKQLVFFLLAVSAAAMTIGNFAAIAQDDLKRMLAYSSIAHAGYLMIGVASMNSAGWTSAVFYALSLLIMKLTAFMAVIFVSRDGENIRISQLAGLHQQAPALALALMLALFGLAGIPPTIGFTAKLLIFKAALQNGYLGLVVFAMLNVVVSLYYYLKILKAAYYAAPESQMQGRAEPVSIKLISYLMIALMILGGVVPQSVITIAGSMIDLM